In a genomic window of Deinococcus metalli:
- a CDS encoding M48 family metallopeptidase yields the protein MTGDAVPGVYFDGRRSRDYPATLTLGEQGVTLSVPDLGLTRVWSAADVSVDPAIPGVRRVVKFSDGGRYETAQDAALSAWERHTGRNRALSGVRWLESRWTAALGALVLAVLAVAAFIAFGLPALAQQAAAVTPRSVLAAFDRETLKVLSSGDYVGPTRLSAERQAQLHREFRDVAVWAGGGYPYTLLLRNGEPGGEGSGIGANAFALPGGTVVMTDQLVALARSDRELMGVLAHETGHVTHRHGLAGVYQGLGLTLVSTVLTGDLVSASTFAAAVPAALLRGGYSRAAETQADEVAGHYMLQRYASTRPLQDILARLESQDGDESPSVFDLLRSHPGTPQRIEHLKAMQRAALP from the coding sequence ATGACCGGCGACGCGGTGCCCGGCGTGTACTTCGATGGCCGCCGCAGCCGCGACTACCCCGCCACCCTGACCCTGGGCGAGCAGGGCGTGACCCTGAGCGTGCCGGACCTGGGCCTGACGCGGGTGTGGAGCGCGGCGGACGTGAGCGTCGACCCGGCCATTCCGGGCGTGCGCCGGGTGGTGAAGTTCTCGGACGGCGGGCGCTACGAGACGGCGCAGGACGCCGCGCTCAGTGCGTGGGAACGCCACACCGGGCGCAACCGCGCGCTGAGCGGCGTGCGCTGGCTGGAATCCCGCTGGACGGCTGCGCTGGGCGCGCTGGTGCTGGCGGTGCTCGCGGTGGCGGCCTTCATCGCCTTCGGGCTGCCCGCGCTGGCGCAGCAGGCGGCGGCCGTCACGCCGCGCAGCGTTCTGGCGGCCTTCGACCGCGAGACGCTGAAGGTGCTGTCCAGCGGGGACTACGTCGGCCCGACGCGGCTCAGCGCCGAGCGGCAGGCGCAGCTCCATCGCGAATTCCGGGACGTGGCCGTGTGGGCGGGCGGCGGCTATCCGTATACCCTGCTGCTGCGCAACGGCGAGCCGGGCGGCGAGGGCAGCGGCATCGGCGCGAACGCCTTCGCGCTGCCGGGCGGCACGGTGGTCATGACGGACCAGCTCGTCGCGCTGGCCCGCAGCGACCGCGAGCTGATGGGCGTGCTGGCCCACGAGACCGGGCACGTCACGCACCGGCATGGCCTTGCGGGCGTGTACCAGGGCCTGGGCCTGACGCTGGTCTCGACGGTGCTGACGGGCGACCTGGTGTCGGCCAGCACCTTCGCCGCCGCCGTGCCGGCCGCCCTGCTGCGCGGCGGGTACTCGCGCGCGGCCGAGACGCAGGCCGACGAGGTCGCCGGGCACTACATGCTGCAGCGCTACGCCAGCACCCGGCCCCTGCAGGACATCCTGGCGCGGCTGGAGAGCCAGGACGGGGACGAATCGCCCAGCGTGTTCGACCTGCTGCGCTCGCACCCGGGCACGCCGCAGCGCATCGAGCACCTGAAGGCCATGCAGCGCGCCGCGCTGCCGTGA
- a CDS encoding SDR family oxidoreductase, protein MTGTETGRMDGRVVLVTGATNGIGLETARELVRRGAQVTIMGRDPERTARVARDIGAAGTLTADLSDLSQVRRAAAEFAARSQRLDVLVNNAGALFTTRQETREGIEMTWALNHLAPFLLTRELRPLLHAGTAPRVVTVSSGAHAMGHLRVDDPEFRRGYSGWAAYAHSKLANILFTRELARRDPWLTANALHPGVVASGFGGHQGGLFSALYRVIDAFSLTPVEGAQTTIHLAADPVTVSGRYFVKSREAAPAPQALDDGAALRLWQLSEAQVNEVLGETVVGG, encoded by the coding sequence ATGACGGGGACGGAGACGGGACGTATGGACGGCCGGGTCGTGCTGGTGACCGGCGCGACGAACGGCATCGGGCTGGAGACCGCGCGCGAACTCGTGCGGCGCGGCGCGCAGGTGACCATCATGGGCCGTGATCCGGAGCGCACGGCCCGGGTGGCGCGCGACATCGGCGCGGCCGGTACGCTGACCGCCGACCTGTCGGACCTGTCGCAGGTGCGCCGCGCCGCGGCCGAGTTCGCCGCCCGCTCGCAGCGGCTGGACGTGCTGGTCAACAACGCCGGGGCGCTGTTCACCACCCGGCAGGAGACGCGCGAGGGCATCGAGATGACGTGGGCCCTGAACCACCTCGCGCCGTTTTTGCTGACGCGCGAGCTGCGGCCGCTGCTGCACGCGGGCACCGCGCCGCGTGTGGTCACGGTGTCGTCCGGCGCGCACGCCATGGGCCACCTGCGCGTGGACGACCCGGAGTTCCGGCGGGGCTATTCGGGGTGGGCGGCGTACGCCCACAGCAAGCTGGCAAACATCCTGTTCACGCGGGAACTCGCGCGCCGCGACCCGTGGCTCACCGCGAACGCGCTGCATCCGGGCGTGGTCGCGTCCGGCTTCGGCGGGCACCAGGGCGGGCTGTTCAGCGCGCTGTACCGGGTGATCGACGCCTTCTCGCTCACGCCCGTGGAGGGCGCGCAGACGACCATCCACCTCGCGGCCGACCCGGTGACCGTGAGCGGGCGCTACTTCGTGAAGTCGCGCGAGGCGGCGCCGGCCCCTCAGGCCCTTGACGACGGCGCGGCCCTGCGCCTGTGGCAGCTCAGCGAGGCGCAGGTGAACGAGGTGCTGGGCGAGACGGTGGTGGGCGGGTAG
- a CDS encoding YjgN family protein has product MTDLPAATPPTPADDPTGSPYGRHVGLRPALDAAGTPATPTVTEYPVSFTGRADEYFRIWIVNVALTIVTLGVYLPWARVRTRQYFYGHVWVDGQNFEYRANPVALLRGYVLVGTLFLGYTLSTQFQKYWIAVPLLLAYVLLYPWLVRQSLRFQAANTVHRGLRFRFSGTVKAAYVAYGAANILASIGGIFALPWAWFMQRRYQLDHVEYGTARGHFRGDVAPFYVIAVTAVGIGIGLAIAVALPVTAVLFGTSALDSGSLDDLKTTGLLAGIIAAYVAFILLYTVLWQYVRAATMAYVLNHAELGGVVRTRATFRPWRLVWIGVTNALATVVTLGLATPWAAIRRTKYVMEGVQVRAIAPLDDFAAGSAERPSALGEAATELLDIQVGF; this is encoded by the coding sequence ATGACGGACCTGCCGGCCGCCACTCCCCCCACTCCCGCAGACGACCCGACCGGCTCGCCGTACGGCCGCCACGTGGGTCTGCGGCCCGCCCTGGACGCCGCCGGGACGCCTGCGACGCCGACCGTCACGGAGTACCCGGTGTCGTTCACAGGCCGCGCCGACGAGTATTTCCGGATCTGGATCGTGAACGTGGCGCTGACCATCGTGACGCTGGGGGTGTACCTGCCGTGGGCACGCGTGCGCACCCGGCAGTACTTCTACGGGCATGTGTGGGTGGACGGGCAGAACTTCGAGTACCGCGCCAACCCGGTCGCGCTGCTGCGCGGGTACGTGCTGGTGGGCACGCTGTTCCTGGGGTACACGCTGTCCACCCAGTTCCAGAAGTACTGGATCGCCGTGCCGCTGCTGCTGGCGTACGTGCTGCTGTACCCGTGGCTGGTCCGGCAGTCGCTGCGCTTCCAGGCGGCGAACACCGTGCACCGGGGCCTGCGCTTCCGCTTCTCGGGCACCGTGAAGGCCGCGTACGTGGCGTACGGCGCGGCAAACATCCTGGCGTCGATCGGGGGGATCTTCGCGCTGCCGTGGGCGTGGTTCATGCAGCGCCGCTACCAGCTGGACCACGTGGAGTACGGCACCGCGCGCGGGCACTTCCGGGGCGACGTGGCGCCCTTCTACGTGATCGCCGTGACGGCCGTGGGGATCGGCATCGGCCTGGCCATCGCCGTGGCGCTGCCCGTGACGGCTGTGCTGTTCGGCACCTCGGCCCTGGACAGCGGCTCGCTGGACGACCTGAAGACAACCGGACTGCTGGCCGGCATCATCGCGGCGTATGTGGCGTTCATCCTGCTGTACACGGTGCTGTGGCAGTACGTGCGCGCCGCGACCATGGCCTACGTGCTGAACCACGCCGAGCTGGGCGGCGTGGTGCGTACCCGCGCGACCTTCCGGCCGTGGCGGCTGGTGTGGATCGGCGTGACGAACGCGCTGGCGACCGTGGTCACGCTGGGGCTGGCGACGCCGTGGGCCGCGATCCGCCGCACGAAGTACGTGATGGAGGGCGTCCAGGTGCGGGCGATTGCGCCCCTGGACGACTTCGCGGCCGGCAGTGCCGAGCGGCCCTCGGCGCTGGGTGAGGCGGCGACCGAGCTGCTGGACATCCAGGTGGGCTTCTGA
- a CDS encoding RluA family pseudouridine synthase — translation MGDLTVTPRPPTDVPRVVLEHPDFYVVHKPALWLTHPVHARVEVPDVVTYMQRETGEPDLSPPHRLDRETSGAQVLSRDTDAARRFYTLFKQHLVGKTYVAIVHGTPPWERRTVDAPLGDVGLGGANRVVIRQGAVPDGRPAVTEFRVLERRAGHALLEAYPRTGRLHQIRAHLSHVGLPMVGDKIYGRDPDVFLEFMQTGQTPELTARLGLGRQALHAARLAFPWDGAQVVAELPLAPDLQAYWDALGS, via the coding sequence ATGGGAGATCTGACGGTCACGCCCCGGCCGCCCACGGACGTCCCGCGCGTGGTGCTGGAACACCCGGACTTCTACGTGGTGCACAAGCCCGCGCTGTGGCTCACGCATCCCGTGCACGCGCGCGTCGAGGTGCCGGACGTCGTGACGTACATGCAGCGCGAGACGGGCGAACCGGACCTGTCGCCCCCGCACCGCCTCGACCGCGAGACGAGCGGCGCCCAGGTGCTGTCGCGCGACACGGACGCCGCCCGGCGCTTTTACACGCTGTTCAAGCAGCATCTGGTCGGCAAGACGTATGTCGCCATCGTGCACGGCACGCCGCCGTGGGAGCGGCGCACCGTGGACGCCCCGCTGGGCGACGTGGGCCTGGGCGGCGCGAACCGCGTGGTGATCCGGCAGGGCGCGGTGCCGGACGGCCGGCCCGCCGTCACGGAGTTCCGGGTGCTGGAGCGCCGCGCCGGGCACGCGCTGCTCGAGGCGTATCCGCGCACCGGGCGCCTGCACCAGATCCGCGCGCACCTGTCGCACGTGGGCCTGCCGATGGTCGGGGACAAGATCTACGGCCGCGACCCGGACGTGTTCCTGGAGTTCATGCAGACCGGCCAGACGCCGGAGCTCACCGCGCGGCTGGGCCTGGGACGGCAGGCCCTGCACGCGGCCCGCCTCGCCTTCCCGTGGGACGGCGCGCAGGTCGTGGCCGAACTTCCCCTGGCGCCGGACCTGCAGGCGTACTGGGACGCGCTGGGCAGCTGA
- the feoB gene encoding ferrous iron transport protein B, whose translation MSAPTLPVPSTSLIPDEAACVSTLERLRAAHEPRVVVVGNPNVGKTTLINAVAGTRLKVGNWGGVTIEKREARLTHSGRSVYLLDLPGAYSLSPHTPEELIARTALLDEAPDAVLNVLDAGNLERNLYLTLQLMDFQLPVAVALNLVDEAKDKGLTVDARALSRALGVPVVETVASRSTGTADVLGRVLGEATLGIGVRYPKAIEDAVADLSSRMRALPTLPPHAHRYLALALLEGDPSVRGRLAATGHRALLDAADTHLRALDAAGLDALIDIAEARYARAGDLARVAVPKAESRRTLSERIDTVALHPWLGIPIFLALVLLVFRLTFSVASPFVDLIGGPLQDTLSGWAAALLAWFPLGRDLVVGAIIPGVGTVLSFLPTLLVLYLAMSFLEDSGYMARAAFLMDRGMRSVGLDGRAFIPLVLGFGCNVPAVYATRTLERASDRVLVGMILPFMSCSARLPVYVIFAAALFPRQGSTLVWALYVLGMLVAFAFALVLRRTSLPAEGGGVLLELPPYRFPAWKVLWKHAARRTASFARRARTTVMATVAVVWVLLAIPMVRGQSFATMPPQDSLFGTVSRAVSPVFAPLGFGNWQATGALVPGFIAKEVVVGTLGQIYLGEQAAAPKALGVVDGAVKAATATWDAVKASVAALPTVIALPQLGTDTTADAQSPLAAALARAFTPAAGLAYLVFVLLYTPCIATVGAMAQEYGRRVAWTTVAYQLATAWVAAFVVYQVASRLL comes from the coding sequence ATGAGCGCGCCCACCCTGCCGGTCCCCAGCACGTCCCTGATCCCGGACGAGGCGGCGTGCGTCTCCACGCTGGAACGCCTGCGGGCTGCGCACGAGCCAAGGGTCGTGGTGGTCGGGAATCCGAACGTCGGCAAGACCACGCTGATCAACGCGGTGGCGGGCACGCGCCTGAAGGTGGGCAACTGGGGCGGCGTGACCATCGAGAAGCGCGAGGCGCGTCTCACGCACTCGGGCCGCAGCGTGTACCTGCTCGACCTGCCCGGCGCGTACTCGCTGAGTCCGCATACGCCGGAAGAACTCATCGCCCGCACGGCCCTGCTGGACGAAGCGCCGGACGCGGTCCTGAACGTGCTGGACGCTGGGAACCTGGAACGCAACCTGTACCTGACCTTGCAGCTGATGGACTTCCAGCTGCCGGTCGCGGTCGCCCTGAACCTGGTGGACGAGGCGAAGGACAAGGGCCTGACGGTGGACGCCCGGGCGCTGTCGCGGGCGCTGGGCGTGCCGGTCGTGGAGACGGTGGCGAGCCGCAGCACCGGCACCGCCGACGTCCTGGGCCGCGTGCTGGGCGAGGCGACGCTGGGCATCGGCGTGCGCTACCCGAAGGCGATCGAGGACGCCGTGGCTGACCTGAGCAGCCGCATGCGGGCGCTGCCGACCCTGCCGCCGCACGCGCACCGCTACCTGGCGCTGGCGCTGCTGGAGGGCGACCCCTCGGTGCGGGGGCGGCTGGCGGCCACGGGGCACCGGGCGCTGCTGGACGCGGCCGACACTCACCTGCGCGCGCTGGACGCGGCCGGACTGGACGCCCTGATCGATATCGCGGAGGCGCGCTACGCGCGGGCCGGGGACCTGGCGCGGGTGGCAGTGCCGAAGGCCGAGTCGCGCCGCACGCTGTCCGAGCGCATCGACACGGTGGCGCTGCACCCGTGGCTGGGCATCCCGATCTTCCTGGCGCTGGTGCTGCTGGTGTTCCGCCTGACCTTCAGCGTGGCCTCGCCGTTCGTGGACCTGATCGGCGGGCCGCTGCAGGACACGCTGAGCGGATGGGCCGCCGCGCTGCTGGCGTGGTTCCCGCTGGGGCGCGACCTGGTGGTCGGCGCGATCATCCCCGGCGTGGGCACGGTGCTGAGTTTCCTGCCGACCCTGCTGGTGCTGTACCTCGCCATGAGTTTCCTGGAGGACAGCGGGTACATGGCCCGCGCGGCGTTCCTGATGGACCGCGGCATGCGCTCCGTGGGGCTGGACGGCCGGGCGTTCATTCCGCTGGTGCTGGGCTTCGGGTGCAACGTGCCGGCGGTGTACGCCACGCGCACGCTGGAACGCGCCAGCGACCGGGTGCTGGTGGGCATGATCCTGCCGTTCATGAGCTGCTCGGCGCGGCTGCCGGTGTACGTGATCTTCGCCGCGGCGCTGTTCCCGCGCCAGGGCAGCACGCTGGTGTGGGCGCTGTACGTGCTGGGCATGCTGGTCGCCTTCGCGTTCGCGCTGGTGCTGCGCCGCACGTCCCTGCCCGCCGAGGGCGGCGGGGTGCTGCTGGAACTCCCGCCGTACCGCTTCCCGGCGTGGAAGGTGCTGTGGAAGCACGCCGCGCGCCGCACCGCGAGCTTCGCCAGGCGGGCGCGCACCACCGTCATGGCGACTGTCGCGGTCGTATGGGTGCTGCTGGCCATTCCCATGGTGCGCGGCCAGAGTTTCGCCACCATGCCGCCCCAGGACAGCCTGTTCGGCACCGTCAGCCGCGCGGTGTCGCCGGTCTTCGCGCCTCTGGGCTTCGGGAACTGGCAGGCGACCGGCGCGCTGGTGCCGGGCTTCATTGCCAAGGAGGTCGTGGTGGGCACGCTGGGGCAGATCTACCTGGGCGAGCAGGCCGCCGCACCCAAAGCGCTGGGCGTGGTGGACGGCGCCGTGAAGGCCGCGACCGCCACGTGGGACGCCGTGAAGGCCAGTGTGGCCGCCCTGCCGACCGTGATCGCGCTGCCGCAGCTGGGCACGGATACCACGGCGGACGCTCAGTCCCCACTGGCCGCCGCGCTGGCCCGCGCGTTCACGCCCGCCGCCGGACTGGCGTATCTGGTGTTCGTCCTGCTGTACACGCCGTGCATCGCCACGGTGGGCGCCATGGCGCAGGAATATGGGCGCCGGGTCGCATGGACCACCGTGGCGTACCAGCTCGCGACCGCGTGGGTGGCGGCCTTCGTGGTGTACCAGGTCGCGTCGAGGCTGCTGTGA
- a CDS encoding helix-turn-helix domain-containing protein, translating into MRALASPPPLARILGAVALTPRTPAELARDLGSTEAALAGMLTTLHAGGYVQEAAPEQGACACGPCSLKSVCRNADGAAPTLSLLRLTPRGEAYLARHTAG; encoded by the coding sequence GTGAGGGCGCTGGCGTCTCCTCCCCCACTGGCGCGGATTCTGGGCGCGGTGGCGCTCACGCCGCGCACCCCGGCCGAACTGGCCCGCGACCTCGGCAGCACCGAGGCGGCCCTGGCCGGCATGCTCACCACGCTGCACGCCGGCGGGTACGTGCAGGAGGCTGCGCCGGAGCAGGGCGCGTGCGCGTGCGGGCCGTGCTCGCTCAAGAGCGTGTGCCGCAACGCGGACGGCGCGGCGCCCACGCTGTCGTTGCTGCGGCTCACGCCGCGCGGCGAGGCGTACCTCGCGCGGCACACCGCCGGCTGA
- a CDS encoding pyridoxamine 5'-phosphate oxidase family protein — MSDLSHQDAVKKIAGIIKNVKFAMLTTTTAEGHLHARPMTTQETEFDGDVWFIGARDSEAVADMRARPQVNLAYAKPGDGEYVSVNGTAELVEDRAKLDELWSDFYKAYFEGGKEDPNIQLIKVHANGAEFWESDGKVRTLFQLAKGALTGQHAHMGQNDTVKL; from the coding sequence ATGAGCGACCTCAGCCACCAGGATGCCGTGAAGAAGATCGCCGGGATCATCAAGAACGTGAAGTTCGCGATGCTGACCACGACCACCGCCGAGGGGCACCTGCACGCCCGGCCCATGACCACCCAGGAGACCGAGTTCGACGGCGACGTGTGGTTCATCGGCGCCAGGGACTCCGAGGCCGTGGCGGACATGCGCGCCCGCCCGCAGGTGAACCTCGCGTACGCCAAGCCCGGCGACGGCGAGTACGTCAGCGTGAACGGCACCGCCGAACTCGTCGAGGACCGCGCCAAGCTCGACGAGCTGTGGAGCGACTTCTACAAGGCCTACTTTGAGGGCGGCAAGGAAGATCCCAACATCCAGCTGATCAAGGTGCACGCGAACGGCGCGGAGTTCTGGGAGAGCGACGGCAAGGTGCGCACGCTGTTCCAGCTCGCCAAGGGCGCCCTCACGGGCCAGCACGCCCACATGGGCCAGAACGACACCGTCAAGCTCTGA
- a CDS encoding cold-shock protein — MAQGRVKWFNVEKGYGFIEHPGNPDVFVHYSAIQSGGFRKLNEGDEVEFEVEAGQGNKGPQAKNVVVTNAAPAPMGGGSSMGGNRGGGSRW, encoded by the coding sequence ATGGCTCAAGGTCGAGTGAAGTGGTTCAACGTCGAGAAGGGCTACGGGTTCATCGAACACCCCGGCAACCCTGACGTTTTCGTGCACTACAGCGCCATCCAGAGCGGCGGCTTCCGCAAGCTCAACGAGGGCGACGAGGTCGAGTTCGAGGTCGAGGCCGGCCAGGGCAACAAGGGTCCCCAGGCCAAGAACGTGGTCGTCACGAACGCCGCGCCCGCACCGATGGGTGGCGGCAGCTCGATGGGCGGCAACCGCGGCGGCGGCAGCCGCTGGTAA
- a CDS encoding MFS transporter, producing the protein MTSSLPVERAPVSPWALSAFWFGTAFHWLVILLSLVPANVLHFVGEAHKGTYVGLLTLIGAAMALIIPPIVGAQSDRRGRRLPYLRLGVGVNVVGLAVMAGAVSGLSGMGGFWVYVLGFLLVQFGNNYATAPYSALIPQLVPVRERGRYSGAMGMLQAAGQLLGAVGALVVSLLKLPDAALFALVGVMLLLPALVTVRGVGDADRAAPVTPASAEPEQPWTALFAYRPFLWVFVTRALFALGQYSVQPFLQFYNRDVLKQASPVTSNLYMLAAIIVASILSALVGGRISDRVGRKPVIYVAGTTMAVTALLFLVAPGFGAALGLAVVFGLGYGAFTSVDWALGSDAMPSRASYARDMGIWHVAFVAPQFIGGPQGALLDWGNAQTPNLGYTLVFGIAAVFFALGVVLVRNVPERVAPTGPQPA; encoded by the coding sequence ATGACTTCCTCACTCCCAGTGGAACGGGCACCCGTGAGTCCATGGGCGCTCTCGGCGTTCTGGTTCGGCACGGCCTTCCACTGGCTGGTGATCCTGCTGTCGCTGGTGCCCGCGAACGTGCTGCACTTCGTGGGCGAGGCGCACAAGGGCACGTACGTGGGCCTGCTGACCCTGATCGGCGCGGCCATGGCGCTGATCATCCCGCCCATCGTGGGCGCGCAGAGCGACCGGCGCGGGCGACGCCTGCCGTACCTGCGCCTCGGCGTGGGCGTGAACGTGGTGGGGCTGGCGGTGATGGCCGGGGCGGTCTCGGGCCTGAGCGGCATGGGCGGCTTCTGGGTGTACGTGCTGGGCTTCCTGCTGGTGCAGTTCGGGAACAACTACGCCACCGCGCCGTACTCGGCGCTGATTCCGCAGCTCGTGCCGGTGCGCGAGCGCGGACGGTACTCCGGCGCGATGGGCATGCTCCAGGCGGCCGGGCAGCTGCTGGGCGCGGTGGGCGCGCTGGTCGTGAGCCTGCTGAAGCTGCCGGACGCGGCGCTGTTCGCCCTGGTCGGCGTGATGCTGCTGCTCCCCGCCCTGGTCACCGTGCGCGGCGTGGGCGACGCGGACCGCGCCGCGCCCGTCACCCCGGCGAGCGCCGAACCGGAGCAGCCCTGGACAGCCCTGTTCGCGTACCGGCCGTTCCTGTGGGTGTTCGTCACGCGGGCGCTGTTCGCGCTGGGACAGTACTCGGTGCAGCCCTTCCTGCAGTTCTACAACCGTGACGTGCTGAAACAGGCCAGCCCCGTCACGTCGAACCTGTACATGCTCGCGGCGATCATCGTGGCGAGCATCCTGTCGGCGCTGGTGGGCGGGCGGATCAGCGACCGGGTGGGCCGCAAGCCCGTGATCTACGTGGCGGGCACCACCATGGCCGTCACGGCGCTGCTGTTCCTGGTCGCGCCGGGCTTCGGGGCGGCGCTGGGGCTGGCGGTGGTGTTCGGGCTGGGCTACGGGGCCTTCACGTCGGTGGACTGGGCGCTGGGCAGCGACGCCATGCCCAGCCGGGCCAGTTACGCGCGCGACATGGGCATCTGGCACGTGGCCTTCGTCGCGCCGCAGTTCATCGGGGGGCCGCAGGGCGCGCTGCTCGACTGGGGCAACGCCCAGACGCCGAACCTGGGCTACACCCTGGTGTTCGGCATCGCGGCCGTGTTCTTCGCACTCGGCGTGGTCCTGGTGCGCAACGTGCCGGAACGGGTGGCGCCGACCGGGCCGCAGCCGGCGTGA
- a CDS encoding gamma carbonic anhydrase family protein produces MPRYALEGYVPDIHPTAFIAPSADLIGRVRVDAQASVWFGAVLRGDLEAITVGAGSNVQDGAVLHTDAGWPCTLDEHVTVGHRAIVHGATCGPGSLVGMGAVMLSGSSLGAGAVLGAGAVLPEGAHVPDGMLAVGVPARVVRPAPSTGNAARYVDNGQRFRAGLRRVDDAPDEPALRAGLLEGV; encoded by the coding sequence ATGCCGCGCTACGCCCTGGAGGGGTACGTCCCCGACATTCACCCCACCGCGTTCATCGCGCCCAGCGCCGACCTGATCGGCCGCGTGCGGGTGGACGCGCAGGCGAGCGTGTGGTTCGGCGCGGTGCTGCGCGGAGACCTGGAGGCCATCACGGTCGGCGCGGGCAGCAACGTGCAGGACGGAGCGGTGCTGCACACCGACGCCGGCTGGCCGTGCACGCTGGATGAGCACGTGACCGTCGGCCACCGCGCCATCGTGCACGGGGCCACCTGCGGGCCTGGCAGCCTGGTCGGCATGGGCGCCGTGATGCTCAGCGGCAGCAGCCTGGGCGCCGGGGCCGTGCTCGGCGCGGGCGCGGTGCTGCCCGAGGGTGCTCATGTCCCGGACGGCATGCTGGCCGTGGGGGTGCCTGCCCGGGTGGTGCGGCCCGCGCCCAGCACCGGCAACGCCGCCCGCTACGTGGACAACGGTCAGCGCTTCCGCGCCGGGCTGCGCCGCGTGGACGACGCTCCGGACGAGCCTGCCCTGCGGGCCGGCCTGCTGGAGGGCGTGTGA
- a CDS encoding NADPH-dependent FMN reductase encodes MKFTVIATSFDPDSRSAWLCALAARQLAAQGHDVTHLDLRDTPLPTFDNVQGPGGCYDHPNAARYHRAIADADGVLLGVPVYNWGLGSGAKALVELTGSSDDLRGLHGAWFDKPVTFLVSGGLDHGYLSHGAFAFGLMVDFRCVVNPHFVYATSAHWDAPEVPGTWLAERLERTVDRATDLAARLRGREYRSAWEI; translated from the coding sequence GTGAAGTTCACGGTGATCGCCACCAGCTTCGACCCGGACAGCCGCAGCGCGTGGCTGTGCGCCCTGGCAGCCCGGCAACTCGCCGCGCAGGGCCATGACGTCACGCACCTCGACCTGCGCGACACGCCGCTGCCGACGTTCGACAACGTGCAGGGGCCGGGCGGGTGCTACGACCACCCGAACGCCGCGCGGTACCACCGGGCCATTGCCGACGCAGACGGCGTGCTGCTGGGCGTGCCCGTGTACAACTGGGGACTGGGCTCCGGCGCCAAGGCCCTGGTGGAACTCACCGGCAGCAGCGACGACCTGCGCGGCCTGCACGGCGCGTGGTTCGACAAGCCCGTGACCTTCCTGGTGTCGGGCGGGCTGGACCACGGTTACCTGAGCCACGGGGCCTTCGCGTTCGGCCTGATGGTGGATTTCCGCTGCGTGGTGAACCCGCACTTCGTGTACGCGACCTCGGCGCACTGGGACGCCCCGGAGGTGCCGGGCACGTGGCTCGCGGAGCGTCTGGAGCGCACCGTGGACCGGGCGACCGACCTCGCCGCGCGCCTGAGGGGCCGCGAGTACCGGAGCGCATGGGAGATCTGA
- a CDS encoding FeoA family protein, protein MDERTLDQLGPGETAHVVALDPRHPLRRRLLELGFVRGAPVTVVRRAPMGDPLELRVNGTDLALRAADLRGIRVRG, encoded by the coding sequence ATGGACGAACGCACACTGGATCAACTCGGGCCGGGCGAGACCGCGCACGTCGTGGCCCTCGACCCGCGCCATCCGCTGCGGCGGCGGCTGCTGGAACTGGGCTTCGTGCGCGGGGCGCCCGTGACCGTGGTCAGGCGCGCCCCCATGGGCGATCCGCTGGAACTGCGCGTGAACGGCACGGACCTCGCGCTGCGCGCCGCGGACCTGCGCGGCATCCGGGTGCGCGGATGA